The proteins below come from a single Oncorhynchus keta strain PuntledgeMale-10-30-2019 chromosome 32, Oket_V2, whole genome shotgun sequence genomic window:
- the LOC118365044 gene encoding zinc finger protein OZF-like yields MSKLQSFRVFLNERLTAAALDIFAAVEKTVAEYKEENDRLRRLLRITPKIKLSRIDSLQLSLAVSEEVPFEQQHCEQEWSTRLGQEDPEPTQIKEEQEELCTSQEKEKVQGMEADIIEFKFTPCVKSECDQEDTLQPLTLPQPQTLENRDSDSKLVDLKPFGNVTHLNNQNNDSSHTTSIKNQRCRDCGETFALKADLQRHLTLTKMRPRECRFCKKQYHSTCKLKAHVRLCHVEKPCSICGKTFKYKGVLSRHMRTHTGETGEKPFSCGDCGKSFKRKQHLTNHVRTHTGEKPFSCGDCGKSFIQKGHLTEHIRTHTGEKPFSCGDCGKKSFNQKWLLTEHIRTHTGEKPFNCSDCGKSFSYKGDLRRHMLTHTGEKPFSCVDCGRCFNHKGHLRKHILTHTGVKPFSCGDCGKSFNQKAALKTHILTHTGVKPFSCGDCGKSFYQKGHLNEHIRTHTGEKQHVCSVCGKGFTQKAHLVRHVNNVHKEREQDENRK; encoded by the exons ATGTCTAAACTACAGTCGTTTCGTGTGTTTTTAAATGAGCGTTTAACGGCAGCTGCCCTGGATATTTTCGCGGCAGTTGAGAAAACGGTGGCAGAGTACAAGGAGGAGAATGATCGGCTACGGAGACTGCTGCGGATCACACCGAAGATAAAACTAAGTAGAATTG acTCCCTGCagctctctcttgctgtctctgaaGAGGTTCCCTTTGAGCAGCAGCACTGTGAGCAGGAGTGGAGCACGAGACTGGGGCAGGAGGATCCAGAGCCCACACAGAttaaagaggaacaggaggaactCTGTACCAGTCAGGAGAAAGAGAAGGTTCAAGGGATGGAGGCTGATATCATAGAGTTCAAATTCACTCCTTGTGTGAAAAGTGAATGTGATCAGGAGGACACACTTCAGCCCTTGACTCTTCCCCAACCCCAGACCTTGGAGAACAGAGATAGTGACTCTAAACTAGTGGATCTCAAACCTTTTGGCAATGTGACCCACCTAAATAATCAAAACAATGACTCCAGCCACACCACGTCTATAAAAAATCAACGCTGCCGTGACTGTGGTGAAACATTTGCTCTGAAAGCTGACCTGCAGAGGCACTTGACTCTCACTAAGATGAGACCCAGGGAATGCAGATTCTGCAAAAAACAGTACCACTCTACCTGTAAACTGAAGGCCCATGTTCGACTCTGTCACGTGGAGAAACCCTGCTCAATTTGTGGCAAGACCTTCAAATACAAAGGGGTTCTGTCCAGGCACATGAGGACTCatacaggagagacaggagagaaaccatttagtTGTGGTGACTGCGGGAAAAGCTTCAAACGCAAGCAGCATCTAACCAACCATGTACGGACTCACACAGGAGAAAAACCATTCAGCTGTGGAGACTGTGGTAAAAGCTTCATTCAGAAGGGACATCTAACCGAACATATTCGAACCcatacaggagagaaaccatttagctgtggtgactgtgggaaaaAAAGCTTTAATCAGAAGTGGCTCCTAACCGAACATATACGGactcacacaggggagaaaccgttTAACTGTAGTGACTGCGGGAAAAGCTTTAGTTACAAGGGAGACTTAAGGAGGCATATgctgactcacacaggagagaaaccatttagctgtgTTGACTGCGGAAGATGTTTCAATCATAAGGGGCACCTAAGGAAGCATATATTGACTCACACAGGAGTgaaaccatttagctgtggtgactgtgggaaaagcttcaatCAGAAGGCAGCCCTAAAGACACACATACTGACTCACACAGGAGTgaaaccatttagctgtggtGATTGCGGGAAAAGCTTCTATCAGAAGGGACACCTAAATGAACATATTcggactcacacaggagagaaacaacATGTCTGCTCAGTATGTGGTAAAGGATTCACACAGAAGGCTCATCTGGTGAGGCATGTAAACAACGTCCACAAAGAAAGAGAACAGGACGAAAACAGGAAATAA